Genomic DNA from Bryobacter aggregatus MPL3:
TCAATTCCGCGAGTTTCGTTGCGGCGGCCGCTTCTGCCGCCGTTGGTTCCGCCAAACCGGAGCTATGGGTCAGCAGTTGCTTGAGCGTCAGATTGGCGGCTTGGCCCGATGGCGTTTTCAGCGCGGCAAACTCAGGCAGGTGCTTGCTGACCAGATCGTCGACAGAGAGTTTGCCTTCATCCTGGAGCATCAAAATGGCGGTGCCCGTGATGGGTTTTGTCATCGAAGCAATCCAGAAGATACTGTCCGTCCTCATCGGCCCTGTGTTGTCAGGTCCGGCCTGCCCCAAGGCTTGGAGATGAGTGACCTTCGTTTTGCTCGCGACTAAGGTCACCGTGCCGGGGACTTCTTGTTCGGCAATCATCTTTTTCATCGCCGCTTCGATGTGCGGATTGCTTTGCGCGGACAGGAGCAAAGCGCTGAGACTGACAAGGGCAAGGCGAAACATCAACGCCAGTGTATCGAAATATGGCGCTAGTGGCCCTTGAGAATCTTGAAGCCCGCATCGAGAAGAATCTGCACGCCAAGACAGAGCAGAATAAACGCCGAGAGCCGGAGCATCACCACACTGCCGGTTTCCCCGATCAGCCGCACCAGCCGGGGTGCGGAGCGATAGCAGAGATACACCACGCCAGAAACCAGAAGCAGCCCCAGCACGGTGATCAGCGCTGAGAAATCAAGGATGGTACCGTCTGAGAAGATTCCGGCGCCCAATGTGATCGCCACCGAGATCGATCCGGGACCACAGGTCAGAGGAAAGGTCAACGGGTAGAACGCGCGGCTGGAGATGATCTCATCGGTGGGTTCGCTCGCCAGATTCTCGTGTGCCGGTGCCGCCTCGCTTCGGAGCAATCGCCAGCCCGTGCTGGCCACAAGCAAGCCGCCTCCGATACGGACCGCATCCAGGGAGAGCCCAAAGAAACGGAGAATCAGCGACCCGAGGAAAGTCGCCGCCACCAGGAGGATCAGTGTATTGAGTCCAATCCGGCGAGCCATCGAAGTCCGTGCCTGCTCCGGCCAACCGGCCGTCATCCCCAGATAGATCGGAGCCAAACCAATAGGATTGATGATCGGAAGCAGCGTGAAGACCACAAGAAAAAGAGACTTCAATGCGGTCGCTACGTCGGGTTGCATCAGGCGGACCAGACTCTCTGGGAGCGTCGCACACGTTTGCGCATATGCACTACTTTAGACTGAAGTGTGGCGGCAAAAACAAATGCGATGCGGCTGCTGGACCAGTTGGGCATCCGCTATGAAGTGCGTGAATACGAAGTGGATGAGAGCGACTTGAGCGCGGAATCCGTCGCAGCAAAGATCCAATTTCCTGAAGAGCAGGTCTTCAAGACCCTCGTTGTACGCGGCGATGTCCACGGCGTCTCGATGGCGGTAATCCCTGCCAATACCGAACTCGATCTCAAGGCCCTGGCTCGCGCAACAGGAGACAGAAAGGTCGAACCGGTTGCGCTCAAGGAAGTACTGCCGCTCACAGGCTACATCCGGGGCGGCGTCACGGCGCTCGCCGCCAGGAAAGAATACCCGGTGCTCCTCGATGAGCTGGCGCAACTCTTCGACCAGATCAGCATTTCTCCCGGCCAACGTGGCATGCAGATCTTATTGAATCCACTCGACTACGCCCGGGCGGTGGGAGCGAAAATGGCCGGAATTTCGAGGTTTAAGTGAATAGGCTGTTGAAACGAAAGCATTTTGCTCCCGTCTGATAACATTAGGTTGCGGAGATAGCCAAACACTATGAATCGGCGTTTTCAATTTCTTTTCGTTTCTTCCTCACTGGCCGCAGTCCTACTGCTGCTGGTGGGCGTCAAGCTTGGTCGTAGCGCGAACAACAGCGACGATCCTTACAAGCACTTCGGTGTTTTCAGCGAAGTGATCACGCGCATTAAGAGCGACTACGTCGAAGAGCCCGACATGAAGAATGTCACGCTCGGAGCATTGAATGGCCTTCTGGAATCGATTGACCCCTTTGCCAGCTATCTGAACGCCGATCAGTTCAAGCAATATCAGGCCACCAAGGGGGCCACCAAAGCGAATGTCGGTCTCATCCTGAGCCGCCGCTTTGGATACGTCAGCGTGGTGGATTCCATTCCTGGTTCCCCAGCCGACAAAGCAGGCTTCAACACCGGCGATATGCTCGAGACCATCAAGGGGATTTCCAGCCGCGACATGCCGTTGGCCTTCGCCGAGATGCTCTTAATGGGCGACGAGGGCACTACGGTTGAGATCCAGGTCCTGCGCAGCCGCAAGCCGGAGCCCGAGAAAGTCACCCTCACACGCGCCAAGATCAGCTATCCCACTCCAGTACTCACGCTCGGCCCCGATGGCGTTGCCACCTTTGTGGTGCAGTCGCTCCAAGGCTCGCTGAAGGATTCTGTCAAGAAAGGTCTTGATACAGCCATCGCAAAGGGCGCCAAGAAGCTGATTATCGATCTTCGGAATTGTGCCACCGGCGAACCTGCCGATGGAGTTGAGATCGCGCAATGGTTTCTCGATAAGGGAGCCATTGGCAGTGTCAAAGGCCAGCGTAGCGACAATGTGAATTTCACCGCGGAAGCTGACAAGCAGATCTGGAAGTTGCCGGTGGTCCTGATTGTCAATCGCGGCACAGCCACTGCGGCTGAGGTCTTTGCCGCCGCACTGCTGGAGAATAAGCGTGCGGACTTGGTGGGAGAGCGCACCTATGGCGATGCGTCCATCCGGAAGGCTCTGTCTCTCGACGACGGTAGCGCGGTGATCCTGAGTGTCGCCAAATATTACGCGCCGAATGGCAAAGCGATCCAGGACACGGGTGTGACCCCGAATTATCCGATGCTCGACGCCACTATCGGCGGCGATGAGGATCCGGACGGCGATGGCATCCCGAATGCCCCCCCGGCCGAGAAGCCCAAGGAAGACCTCCTGATGAAGAAGGCGATCGAGCTCGTGAACGGCAACAAGACCATGGCCGGCATCAATCCCGATGCGGCATTGCGCCGATAAGCTGCGAAAATAGGAATATGCCGATTTACGAGTACCGCTGTGCGGATTGCGGTAAGACCTTTGATGCGATTCAGAAGTTCAGTGATGAACCCTATACGAACTGCGGGCAGAGTGCGAGCCTGGAGTGCCCCACCAAGGGCAAGGGACATGTCAGCCGTCTGATGAGTACACCTTCGTTTCACTTGAAAGGGACCGGCTGGTATGTAACCGATTATAAGAAGGGCGGTTCCTCCTCATCATCGAGTTCGTCTAGCGCTACAGAGTCGAAAAGCGAGTCAAAGACGGAGACCAAGAGCGAGACAACTCCGGCGAAGAGCAGCGAGAGCACCCCAAGCGCGCCGGCTTCCCCGGCCAAGGCAGACTAGAGTTTTCCCATGCAACCCAAGAGCGGCTCCAGACGCGATTCCGTCTGGGGCCGTAGTCTTTTTCAAGCGAGATGATTCGAAATCTGAAAGTTTTTCTCCTGGCCGGCTGTCTTTGGGCCACTGGATCTTCCCTCTGGATGGGAATGCAGGAGGCACAACCAGTCATCCAGGTGCTCCGCGAGTGGAAGCGCATTCCGGCAGTCGTGGTGAGCACCAGCAACCCCACGCATGTGGAGCTTCTCCTCGTAGACAAGACGCCGATTCAAGTGCCAGTCACACCCGCCTCGCTTTACTCCCTCCAGGAACACGTCACCGTCCTTGAGAACCCAACGCAGCCCGGGGAAAGACTCGTCTATGGAAAATTGAACCTCTGGTATTTGCCGATCGCCTGGACGCTCACTGCATTTTTTGCGTTCCTGACGCTAGCCATCCTTTTCTTTCTTCCAATGGGGTCACTACAAACCTGGACCGCGCAGGGTTGGCAAAGCACGCAGAAGACACTTCCGGGCACAGGTTGGGTCGTAGAATTGCGGCCCGGCCCGTCGGCAAGAGAGTCCCTCTGGCGAGCATTCTCCCTCGCCGCCCTCGCCATGGTCGCCTTCGCCGCACTGGATCGGGGTGGCAACCTGTTGCTGCGCATTCCGATGGCTTGGGCTGGGGTCGCGTATCTGCTTCTGCTGCTCTATGGGATGAGCCTGCGGGCGACCAAGCGGATTCGAGCCAATGAATTCGGAGTAGAGACTCACTCCAGATGGGAAACCCGGTGGGTCGCCTGGGAGGAGATCCGAAGTCTTGAATTTGTCCCCAAATATTCCAAATGGCTCTTTCGGAATGCGGCGGGACGCGATCTATTGGCACTCGATCGCGAAGAAATATCCCAGGATCAACTCGATCTATTTCTTACTTATGCAAGACAAAAGATCATAAGTTAGGATAAGATCAATTGCGGCGTCCTACAGTTAGAATCCTGGAGTCCCAACTGTGGAGCGTTCCTCGCCCTTCTTGAAAGCTGCAGTCCATCTCTTTTTAGTTGTCGCATTCTCAACTTGTCTCCGGCCATCCCTCAGTATCTTAGGCGCCACCGAAAAGAACGAGCCTCCCTATCAGCTTCGCTTTCTTTCC
This window encodes:
- the ybaK gene encoding Cys-tRNA(Pro) deacylase, which encodes MRLLDQLGIRYEVREYEVDESDLSAESVAAKIQFPEEQVFKTLVVRGDVHGVSMAVIPANTELDLKALARATGDRKVEPVALKEVLPLTGYIRGGVTALAARKEYPVLLDELAQLFDQISISPGQRGMQILLNPLDYARAVGAKMAGISRFK
- a CDS encoding FmdB family zinc ribbon protein translates to MPIYEYRCADCGKTFDAIQKFSDEPYTNCGQSASLECPTKGKGHVSRLMSTPSFHLKGTGWYVTDYKKGGSSSSSSSSSATESKSESKTETKSETTPAKSSESTPSAPASPAKAD
- a CDS encoding MarC family protein, with the translated sequence MKSLFLVVFTLLPIINPIGLAPIYLGMTAGWPEQARTSMARRIGLNTLILLVAATFLGSLILRFFGLSLDAVRIGGGLLVASTGWRLLRSEAAPAHENLASEPTDEIISSRAFYPLTFPLTCGPGSISVAITLGAGIFSDGTILDFSALITVLGLLLVSGVVYLCYRSAPRLVRLIGETGSVVMLRLSAFILLCLGVQILLDAGFKILKGH
- a CDS encoding S41 family peptidase is translated as MNRRFQFLFVSSSLAAVLLLLVGVKLGRSANNSDDPYKHFGVFSEVITRIKSDYVEEPDMKNVTLGALNGLLESIDPFASYLNADQFKQYQATKGATKANVGLILSRRFGYVSVVDSIPGSPADKAGFNTGDMLETIKGISSRDMPLAFAEMLLMGDEGTTVEIQVLRSRKPEPEKVTLTRAKISYPTPVLTLGPDGVATFVVQSLQGSLKDSVKKGLDTAIAKGAKKLIIDLRNCATGEPADGVEIAQWFLDKGAIGSVKGQRSDNVNFTAEADKQIWKLPVVLIVNRGTATAAEVFAAALLENKRADLVGERTYGDASIRKALSLDDGSAVILSVAKYYAPNGKAIQDTGVTPNYPMLDATIGGDEDPDGDGIPNAPPAEKPKEDLLMKKAIELVNGNKTMAGINPDAALRR